The following DNA comes from Megalopta genalis isolate 19385.01 chromosome 14, iyMegGena1_principal, whole genome shotgun sequence.
GATAATCAGCCCATGCTTGGGTTGCTCCGTGGCTATCTTTATATATCCCACGACGATGGATCAGTTCTGTCTGCAATTCGTTCTCGGTTTTAACTTCATTGACGTAAAAGTTTTTCTCGAAACTCATTGAAATCTTGTCTGCCCATTGCTTGTAGCTCCATGTTACGACAGATCctgaaaatattacatcaaGGTAGAGACGACAATAGAAGGTAAATTATGAAGAGAGGAGCCGAGTAAGTCTCACCGTCGCGGTTCTTTCTTTGCACGCTACCATGCGGGAACAGATTCTGTTTGTACAGTTCAGCCAGGAAGCTCAGAATGCTCTTACTGAGCCCCACTATTTCTACGGCCGAGCCGTCTCTCGGTGTCGCAGGTTTCCCCTTGTTACCTGCCTTCTCGGAAGATCCCATTTTGTCCATCCATGTGCCACAATTTGCGTCATTTCCGCCAAATACAAACCCGGTCTCCGGATGTACCCCGATCTGATTATTAAAACCGCGGTCAGTCATATGCTCGTCGATTTGTCTTCCAGCGTTCCTTTCCCTGAAGCACAGCCCTTGGAAGTGAGTCAGCAGTGCCTCTTGGATAACGTCATGAAGATGTTGGTCCTGAAAATTCGTTGCAACATTATCCACCAAATTGCTTGGCAATTTTCTCCAGAATATAGACACTCTACGTACTACTTCCCCTGCTGGCAGTGCTGGCGAATCGTCGGTCGGGAACAGCCGGGAGACTTTATCAGTGAAGATCTTCAAACCATTTGGCACTTCTTGTATGTAACATTGAATTGTGTACAACCACCACCACAAAGAATCTCGGCAGTTATATCTAGGAAGAGAAGTAGTTCGTTATTGGAACAGTTTGGTATTTAATATTGTTGCTGCTTGATGCGGAATGGCTCTTTACCTAGCGTTCTTTCCTTTGTCGAGTAGATTAGGGATCAAACCATGTCGTAGAGTTTCCGCATAACCGAGAATGATGAATCTCGCTTCGGTGTGTCTGCCTGTTAGTATGAGCAATCCTCGCACAGCAATAAAGGTATCTCTTCCCCAGTTTCTCATGTAACCGGTAGTAAAGTGTGGCAGGCCAGCGGACAGTGTCATGCACATTTGTTCGCTCTCTCCGTTGTATTGTTTAATCGGTGGTTTAGGAGGGTCTAAATTAGGCGAGAGATCCGGCAACGGGGAAGATCTTACTACGCCTCCCATTTGTATTGAAATTAGAGAGAGCATCTTGATAAAGGTGGAACCGTCTTTCACGAAGCTAATAACATAATTagtagttaaatataaatacgaGATATGATACGTGTACTACGAAATAGATACCTTGACATTAAGCTGTAGGACTGTTCGAGGAGAATCATGTAAACGTTTACAACGATGACATCGAAGTAACTGGGCACTAAATAACGAGGTATCAATTTAAACGGCTCGGTAGCTTCTTCCAACCATTTTCCGAGAGCTCTAGTCCCGTCGTCCTCCTTCAGACGTTGCCACGTGTAATCTGTGTGTTTATATGTATTTAAGTATAATACTATGAGTTTAATTAATAGAAGCAGACTATACACTCACCTATCAACCAATTACCCTGTCTCAGATTAATGCACAGTGGATGACCCAGATCGTTGTTTGGACGAATATCCGCCAACAGAGAAATGACACCTGATAATGAACAAAATGTTCCTTAGTTATTGTAGTCAACGAATTATTTGCAAATAGTTTACCTTGCAATCCTGCGTAGACGAGAGGACCGTATCCAGGGATATCGTACACACCGAATCGGTTCGAGGTTTCATCGCGTTCCTCCTGGTCGCATCTGTACAAGGCCTTGTTCAAATCCACTAAATTCATACGGGAAGCTACGACACGTAAGTCAGAGCTCTTTGATGATGTTATCACGGAGATGGTGTTATGCAGTTTCGCGAGAGCAGGTTTTATGTTGACGTGAAGCGACACGCTGAAACGAAATGTTCATAGTAAAATCGGCGACAGAAGTATAAAGGGGGAATCATGTCGATGTATTACCGAATTGCGATGATAGAGCCTGGCTGGAAGTTTACAAAATTCAGCTGAGTGATCTTAGGATCTCCAGAGTCAACTTTCTCCAAAACCTCGGAATCGCAGATCTGTATATGCTCTTTGAGACTTAAAACATACTCGGACAGACCGTTTATGTACGTTTCGTCTTGCGTGTATTTCTCTGGATAATGGAAAGGCGATGTCCCATTCctgaaatcaacgcgatgtcAATCAGGTTTCGAGATGCACGCTAACGGGGGTAATAAAGAAGGAGGTACGAAATGTCTTACTTCACTCCCGCATGAGACAAAGACgcttctaaaataatttcttccACCACACCTTCTACACGCAACGGTTTCACATGCCTTCTCAGATCGTTGGCGTTGGGGTCAGGGTGTTTGAATGCTGTGAAGGCGACCAGGACCACGCTGTCGTGACTCGTCGGAGAATGTCTGGTTACGGCGACTATATCAGTATCCATTTGGTCAACAAAAACCTGTAATTCCGATGATTAGATCGTTCATGATTGATACAATACACAGTGCCGTAAAAGATTGACATACTTGAGAGAATTTCTGCTGTCCAAGAGTATAATGTAGCTCATTCAATGCTTTCTTCCCTAGGATTATGCCTGACTTTGATCCAACATGTCCAATACCGTCCACCAAATCTTCGACGTCTGTCCAAGAAGTATATTGTCTTGTTTCGTCCACCACGTGTATCTGTGGAAATGCATTTGTTACGACAAATCATCTCAAATAGGAATAGCTGTATAAAAGAATTTACATGATGAGGAACTAGTTCGTCGTATCCACGATTACTGCCGCTAGCACACGCTGCCATTGACACGAGTGCAGCACTTGGTAGCAAATCAAACACGCTGCGCTTCTCAACCGGATTAGGGTTGTCGTGGGTTAGATCCAAGAAAAGCGCGTGCGCTATGCCCGGTACTAGAGGCCGTTTACGTGGTTGCATGAAAGCTCCAACTGGTTCGCCTCCGTATCTGTATACCAATCGACCTTCCTCGTGACTGTCCCACGCTGACATTGCCTCTGTTTCGTCAATCATCAAACATTTAATAGCAATACCGACTTCGTTTCGCAAGAGTATCGCAAGCAAAATGTGAATGTTCCGTACCCCTAATTAAAGAAGTAATACCAAGACGATTCACAAATATATTATCCTTCTGATCGGAATTTGTAAACAACTCTGCGACAACGTATAAATCTGGACGCACTCGACGAGCAGCATCAAGCATATACTGAAACGTTCGAGGATACATACGTTAGAGATTAGTATGAACTTCTGTATACTTTAGTTTCGTTTGTTGAAGTACCTCTGCGACCGGAATTGGTGTCGAATGACAATTGTCCAAACGGATCCCATCGAATATCTTAGCTGTCTGTTCAACATAAGCAGTCATATGTtgccacaaaaatggactatcTTCTGGTTTTTCGCCAAACCTGGAGCACATATATCAGCATTTAACAGGAATAATAGAGACCTTGAAACCCTTTAATCTGAGAAAGAAGTGTTCGTGTTACCTTAATTTTACACTGTCGCCCCAAGCAATTAGCTCTCTTCTTATATAAACATTGGAATCGGGAtccgcgaaatttttcaaaggATCGCTATTCATCACCCAACCGTTATGAACCATCAAATAACATCCTGCGTCAGAATACATAGTTGCTTCTCTTTCAGCCAACGTTTGAGGCGCTCCGTAGTCAGTAAAATATCTGAATTGTCATTAGAAAAATCATTCGTTATGCTTTAAAATAAGAAAGATAAGCAAGGTCCGAAAGCAAGCAAATTTGTTCGAAAGAGGAATACCTAGGGACGAGAGGGTTCCTTTCACTTATTTCTTTAAGCCTTGGTCCGTCAGGTTGAACTCTGAAGTATCTGATACCGGCAACAGTGTTCTCAATCGCAGCATTCAAATGGTTTTGTACCTCGTTGATTATTCCGTCGTTAAGCTCTTGCAACTTTTTTCTTAAATCTTCGGCACATCGTTTCAGACGAGTCTCCTCGTCGAAACAATCCACTCTGTAATCACATAATACAACAATGATAAAAAAAGACATTGTATCGTTGTTACGAAACAATTTAcctatatatattgtatttttgcAATGCAAGCTGCATATTTATCGTAGCCTTTAATCTACGGAATTTCGGGTCCTGTATCACTTTAATATCCTCCGATATTGGCTCAGCAATGTCCTGAGGCATTTGATTTCGTGCCAAGTTCAGAAATTCGGCAATCGTTTCGTTGATGTCTACTATGTATAATTCTTGTATTTTTATGAGCGGTAGAAAATATGTATGCAGTGCATGACGAATCGACTGAAATCATAAAAGGATAGTTAATACGTATGGCACAGTTGTTGTTATTACAAATGTAATTTCTTCGATTTACATTTAGATGTTCTTCGGTTTCAACTACCGAAGGAATACCCTTGAACTCCCATTCTCCAGCAGCTACTTGTACTGTTAATTCAAATAGTGCAGCATCCAAGATATATGCGGGACGCAAATGAGGACTGTTCACGCAATTGTATGTACATTCTGGGTGAGATACTAAGAAATGACTTTCGTTGGCCGTGTGGTTCAGTACAATATCACATACACTTAACATCTGTAATTGGATAACATTAAAAAACAAATCGTTCCGTTTAGAGGAAATTAAACAACTTACATTCCACTCGTTACGCATTTTATTTGTGAATCCTTCAATATCGTCGAAtgtaactggtttatcttcattaTTAAAGGAtggatttaatttcaattgatCGCTGAGGCTATAAGATGATTTAGAGGATCCCAGTtcctaaaaaataatataattattattagaaacTACACTGCATGTGCGTAGACGCTATGCAACTGTTACAAATTAATATTACCTGGATTGGTGTGAAATGGACTACATTGTATCCAGAATTTCGAGCTACTAGAAGCTTGTCTTCCCATGTGGAGAAGGGTCCTAAACACTTCGCCAGAACAGTTTGACATTGGATACAATCTAACGGCAAATTTTCTCCAGATGCTCCAATTTTAAGTTCTGGATCAACCAATAAGTATCCAGAAGCAATAGGTTTTGTGCCTTCAGAACTAAAACATTTAATACGTTTTAGATAGTCAATATTCAGATTCTACGTGTAATAATACTTACTTAGGATCTGTAAGATAATAATGGAATGAACCAGCTGAAGATAAACATATGCTAGCTGTCTCATTTGACCACTCTAATGGATAATAGGTGTGTCTTTCGAATGGCTGAGTGCTGCTCAAAggataatttataaatagatcAAGTGTTTTCCCAAGCAAGGAAGCGCCTAATCGAAATTCCACTCTCCATCCTGTAAGAAATCATTTtaagtttaaataaaatttgtacaaGAACGACATCTACATATTTATAATGACATACCTTTCTTTAATCTGTATAATATACCATCAAGATGTTCTCCATTATTTAAAGTTAAGACTCTTATTTGTTCAGAGTCCACGCTTTGAGACGATGACATATGCTCTGTCATATTCTCTGCCAATACctgcaaaaatatttaattatttttttgtaACTTCTAATGTCTATATGTATTCTGTAGATTGTACATAAGaaaaatttatagtattatacttTCACAACATATTTCTTGTGCTACACACCGTACTACAACACTAAATAATCCTGTTAATAACACAACAGAGGACTTCTGAGGGCAATAGATACTAAATAGAaagtaaataaagaatttatctTAACAGATACACTGAATTTActgaaatgatttgaagttaacaaaACATTTCGAACTAAGCGCGTAAATCCATATTacacatgcaaaataaattgcTCGTCAAGAGATTAGTACTTACACGCGAGATGCGGTAAATGGATAAATACTTAGGCCACGACTCCCTTAATATAAGTTAGCAGCACAAAGCAGTTAGCGAGCGTACAAGATGCATATTACATTACAAGGTTCCGCTGCACGAGCATGCACAAAGTCTTGAGCTATTCTCATCTAGA
Coding sequences within:
- the LOC117225668 gene encoding glycogen debranching enzyme, with the translated sequence MGSVLAISNFVRNASKALIRKLRSILRSLYSCHYLKCLCYYVLAENMTEHMSSSQSVDSEQIRVLTLNNGEHLDGILYRLKKGWRVEFRLGASLLGKTLDLFINYPLSSTQPFERHTYYPLEWSNETASICLSSAGSFHYYLTDPNSEGTKPIASGYLLVDPELKIGASGENLPLDCIQCQTVLAKCLGPFSTWEDKLLVARNSGYNVVHFTPIQELGSSKSSYSLSDQLKLNPSFNNEDKPVTFDDIEGFTNKMRNEWNMLSVCDIVLNHTANESHFLVSHPECTYNCVNSPHLRPAYILDAALFELTVQVAAGEWEFKGIPSVVETEEHLNSIRHALHTYFLPLIKIQELYIVDINETIAEFLNLARNQMPQDIAEPISEDIKVIQDPKFRRLKATINMQLALQKYNIYRVDCFDEETRLKRCAEDLRKKLQELNDGIINEVQNHLNAAIENTVAGIRYFRVQPDGPRLKEISERNPLVPRYFTDYGAPQTLAEREATMYSDAGCYLMVHNGWVMNSDPLKNFADPDSNVYIRRELIAWGDSVKLRFGEKPEDSPFLWQHMTAYVEQTAKIFDGIRLDNCHSTPIPVAEYMLDAARRVRPDLYVVAELFTNSDQKDNIFVNRLGITSLIREAMSAWDSHEEGRLVYRYGGEPVGAFMQPRKRPLVPGIAHALFLDLTHDNPNPVEKRSVFDLLPSAALVSMAACASGSNRGYDELVPHHIHVVDETRQYTSWTDVEDLVDGIGHVGSKSGIILGKKALNELHYTLGQQKFSQVFVDQMDTDIVAVTRHSPTSHDSVVLVAFTAFKHPDPNANDLRRHVKPLRVEGVVEEIILEASLSHAGVKNGTSPFHYPEKYTQDETYINGLSEYVLSLKEHIQICDSEVLEKVDSGDPKITQLNFVNFQPGSIIAIRVSLHVNIKPALAKLHNTISVITSSKSSDLRVVASRMNLVDLNKALYRCDQEERDETSNRFGVYDIPGYGPLVYAGLQGVISLLADIRPNNDLGHPLCINLRQGNWLIDYTWQRLKEDDGTRALGKWLEEATEPFKLIPRYLVPSYFDVIVVNVYMILLEQSYSLMSSFVKDGSTFIKMLSLISIQMGGVVRSSPLPDLSPNLDPPKPPIKQYNGESEQMCMTLSAGLPHFTTGYMRNWGRDTFIAVRGLLILTGRHTEARFIILGYAETLRHGLIPNLLDKGKNARYNCRDSLWWWLYTIQCYIQEVPNGLKIFTDKVSRLFPTDDSPALPAGEVDQHLHDVIQEALLTHFQGLCFRERNAGRQIDEHMTDRGFNNQIGVHPETGFVFGGNDANCGTWMDKMGSSEKAGNKGKPATPRDGSAVEIVGLSKSILSFLAELYKQNLFPHGSVQRKNRDGSVVTWSYKQWADKISMSFEKNFYVNEVKTENELQTELIHRRGIYKDSHGATQAWADYQLRPNFPIAMVVAPELFNPKHAWTALKKAEEILLGSLGMKTLDPADWAYNGYYDNSNDSGDTKLAHGWNYHQGPEWVWPMGYFLRARLYFAPLVGGKEELLRTIESTEAIISRHYIEASTNHWRGLPELTNKDGEYCKDSCRTQAWSASAILEVLYDLDKIKRELRSEEIERTN